Proteins from a genomic interval of Corythoichthys intestinalis isolate RoL2023-P3 chromosome 3, ASM3026506v1, whole genome shotgun sequence:
- the si:dkey-174n20.1 gene encoding retinol dehydrogenase 14 isoform X2, with the protein MLPGGSCGIGKETAVALATRGARVVIACRDADKAAKAVREIKFRSRSLAVVSMELDLANLRSVRDFCKTFLQQEKRLDILINNAAMPGVLDWTDDGFSMCLGVNHLGHFLLTNLLLGRLKECAPSRVVTLTCSSYKYQKLDFRDLNYNLLPFFTYCRSKLANVYFSQELGRLMQGKGVTSYAVHPGFVQSDWTCHYSFLFRTVMRVLMWMFFVPCETGAQTVVYCAVSDEAAHRGGGYFADCRPAALRPFARDAGAAKKLWEASERLVKLV; encoded by the exons ATGCTACCAG GCGGGAGTTGCGGCATCGGCAAAGAGACTGCCGTCGCCTTGGCGACAAGAGGCGCTCGCGTGGTGATCGCCTGCCGGGATGCCGACAAGGCTGCCAAAGCGGTGCGGGAGATCAAGTTCCGCAGTCGCAGCCTGGCGGTTGTCAGTATGGAGCTGGATCTGGCCAACCTCCGTTCGGTGCGTGACTTCTGCAAGACGTTCCTGCAGCAGGAGAAGAGGCTCGACATTTTGATCAACAATGCAG cCATGCCAGGCGTCCTGGACTGGACAGACGACGGCTTCAGCATGTGCCTGGGCGTCAACCACCTGGGCCACTTCCTGCTGACTAACCTGCTGCTGGGCCGCCTGAAGGAGTGCGCCCCCAGCCGCGTGGTCACGCTCACCTGCTCCAGCTACAAGTACCAGAAGCTGGACTTCCGGGACCTCAACTACAACCTGCTGCCCTTCTTCACATACTGCCGTAGCAAGCTGGCCAATGTCTACTTCAGCCAAGAGCTTGGCCGCCTCATGCAAGGGAAGGGCGTCACGTCCTACGCCGTTCACCCCG GCTTCGTGCAGAGCGACTGGACGTGCCACTACTCGTTCTTGTTCCGGACTGTGATGCGGGTCCTCATGTGGATGTTCTTTGTTCCGTGCGAGACCGGCGCGCAGACCGTGGTCTACTGCGCCGTTTCGGACGAGGCGGCTCATCGGGGAGGCGGTTACTTCGCGGACTGCCGGCCGGCCGCCCTGCGACCGTTTGCCCGCGACGCCGGAGCGGCCAAGAAGCTGTGGGAGGCCAGCGAGAGGCTGGTCAAGCTCGTGTGA
- the si:dkey-174n20.1 gene encoding retinol dehydrogenase 14 isoform X1, with protein MYLFSTVVASLAVFFLLKWMKKSRYCTDVKRLDSKTVLITGGSCGIGKETAVALATRGARVVIACRDADKAAKAVREIKFRSRSLAVVSMELDLANLRSVRDFCKTFLQQEKRLDILINNAAMPGVLDWTDDGFSMCLGVNHLGHFLLTNLLLGRLKECAPSRVVTLTCSSYKYQKLDFRDLNYNLLPFFTYCRSKLANVYFSQELGRLMQGKGVTSYAVHPGFVQSDWTCHYSFLFRTVMRVLMWMFFVPCETGAQTVVYCAVSDEAAHRGGGYFADCRPAALRPFARDAGAAKKLWEASERLVKLV; from the exons ATGTACCTTTTTTCCACGGTAGTTGCCTCTTTGGCCGTCTTTTTTCTCTTGAAATGGATGAAAAAGAGCCGCTACTGCACCGACGTCAAACGACTGGATAGCAAAACGGTTCTTATTACAG GCGGGAGTTGCGGCATCGGCAAAGAGACTGCCGTCGCCTTGGCGACAAGAGGCGCTCGCGTGGTGATCGCCTGCCGGGATGCCGACAAGGCTGCCAAAGCGGTGCGGGAGATCAAGTTCCGCAGTCGCAGCCTGGCGGTTGTCAGTATGGAGCTGGATCTGGCCAACCTCCGTTCGGTGCGTGACTTCTGCAAGACGTTCCTGCAGCAGGAGAAGAGGCTCGACATTTTGATCAACAATGCAG cCATGCCAGGCGTCCTGGACTGGACAGACGACGGCTTCAGCATGTGCCTGGGCGTCAACCACCTGGGCCACTTCCTGCTGACTAACCTGCTGCTGGGCCGCCTGAAGGAGTGCGCCCCCAGCCGCGTGGTCACGCTCACCTGCTCCAGCTACAAGTACCAGAAGCTGGACTTCCGGGACCTCAACTACAACCTGCTGCCCTTCTTCACATACTGCCGTAGCAAGCTGGCCAATGTCTACTTCAGCCAAGAGCTTGGCCGCCTCATGCAAGGGAAGGGCGTCACGTCCTACGCCGTTCACCCCG GCTTCGTGCAGAGCGACTGGACGTGCCACTACTCGTTCTTGTTCCGGACTGTGATGCGGGTCCTCATGTGGATGTTCTTTGTTCCGTGCGAGACCGGCGCGCAGACCGTGGTCTACTGCGCCGTTTCGGACGAGGCGGCTCATCGGGGAGGCGGTTACTTCGCGGACTGCCGGCCGGCCGCCCTGCGACCGTTTGCCCGCGACGCCGGAGCGGCCAAGAAGCTGTGGGAGGCCAGCGAGAGGCTGGTCAAGCTCGTGTGA
- the si:dkey-174n20.1 gene encoding retinol dehydrogenase 14 isoform X3, with protein MELDLANLRSVRDFCKTFLQQEKRLDILINNAAMPGVLDWTDDGFSMCLGVNHLGHFLLTNLLLGRLKECAPSRVVTLTCSSYKYQKLDFRDLNYNLLPFFTYCRSKLANVYFSQELGRLMQGKGVTSYAVHPGFVQSDWTCHYSFLFRTVMRVLMWMFFVPCETGAQTVVYCAVSDEAAHRGGGYFADCRPAALRPFARDAGAAKKLWEASERLVKLV; from the exons ATGGAGCTGGATCTGGCCAACCTCCGTTCGGTGCGTGACTTCTGCAAGACGTTCCTGCAGCAGGAGAAGAGGCTCGACATTTTGATCAACAATGCAG cCATGCCAGGCGTCCTGGACTGGACAGACGACGGCTTCAGCATGTGCCTGGGCGTCAACCACCTGGGCCACTTCCTGCTGACTAACCTGCTGCTGGGCCGCCTGAAGGAGTGCGCCCCCAGCCGCGTGGTCACGCTCACCTGCTCCAGCTACAAGTACCAGAAGCTGGACTTCCGGGACCTCAACTACAACCTGCTGCCCTTCTTCACATACTGCCGTAGCAAGCTGGCCAATGTCTACTTCAGCCAAGAGCTTGGCCGCCTCATGCAAGGGAAGGGCGTCACGTCCTACGCCGTTCACCCCG GCTTCGTGCAGAGCGACTGGACGTGCCACTACTCGTTCTTGTTCCGGACTGTGATGCGGGTCCTCATGTGGATGTTCTTTGTTCCGTGCGAGACCGGCGCGCAGACCGTGGTCTACTGCGCCGTTTCGGACGAGGCGGCTCATCGGGGAGGCGGTTACTTCGCGGACTGCCGGCCGGCCGCCCTGCGACCGTTTGCCCGCGACGCCGGAGCGGCCAAGAAGCTGTGGGAGGCCAGCGAGAGGCTGGTCAAGCTCGTGTGA